A stretch of Endozoicomonas sp. SCSIO W0465 DNA encodes these proteins:
- a CDS encoding transposase, with protein MGKKGSGYQYSYNAQISVDSDNGIIVGQHISQHANDKQEVKPALEAIAEATDNASIGKMSEDNGYYSGPNLQAFDDANIDAYMATDRQEKPATEGLEDSDRKFVKADFIYHEADDSFTCPAGEKLIYNTASKAKHKSYRVSKDICRDCPLRKRCSGDDNKDPGKVIRTDRHEAIRQAMNRKMETKEAKAVYERRKVIAEPPFGQIKNSGFRGFSVRGKEKVAGEFSLVCSAYNFKKIVKLVSTGSIRLEEAKRLKMAA; from the coding sequence ATGGGTAAAAAAGGCAGTGGCTATCAGTACAGTTATAACGCCCAGATCAGCGTCGACAGCGATAATGGTATCATTGTTGGCCAGCACATCAGCCAGCATGCCAATGACAAGCAGGAAGTAAAGCCTGCACTTGAAGCCATTGCAGAAGCAACAGATAACGCGTCCATTGGCAAAATGAGTGAGGATAATGGCTATTACTCAGGGCCCAACCTGCAAGCGTTTGATGATGCGAACATTGACGCTTACATGGCTACGGATCGACAGGAGAAGCCTGCAACAGAGGGACTGGAAGACTCTGACAGAAAGTTTGTCAAAGCGGATTTTATTTACCATGAAGCAGACGACAGCTTTACCTGCCCTGCCGGTGAGAAGCTGATTTATAACACGGCTAGCAAAGCAAAACACAAAAGCTACCGCGTCAGTAAAGATATCTGCCGGGATTGCCCGTTACGTAAAAGGTGCAGTGGTGACGACAACAAAGACCCGGGGAAAGTGATTCGCACAGACCGCCACGAAGCCATACGCCAGGCGATGAACCGCAAAATGGAAACCAAAGAGGCCAAAGCGGTTTATGAGCGTCGCAAGGTGATTGCGGAACCGCCTTTTGGCCAAATCAAGAACTCAGGATTCAGAGGGTTCAGTGTCCGGGGTAAGGAAAAAGTGGCTGGAGAATTTTCACTGGTCTGCAGTGCTTATAATTTCAAAAAAATTGTCAAATTGGTTTCAACGGGATCAATCCGTCTTGAAGAAGCAAAAAGGCTTAAAATGGCAGCATAA
- a CDS encoding IS66 family transposase: MIPELPATMSAEILLKENAELRMRVACLEERCRELEEKVGKNSQNSSKPPSSDGYQKPCKNSNSPDHSDDLSADKGTDPSDEKPNPKSLRQSSGNKAGGKKGHQGTCLKQVDIPDYIEYLPVKECNKCQASLLDSEPVKYIERQVFEPGRPGEFEVTAHRAEVKICTCGCRNQAEFPEGVTAAAQYGSATQAMAVYLNQYHFLPFKRVSEYFNTLYKMSVSAGTVANFVARTYENLASTEEVIRDALRESSVAGADETGMRAEGSLHWLHVMRDEQWTLYYLSEKRGREAMDTMGILLTFAGVLVHDHWKSYFAYAATHVLCNAHHLRELLGVVDRDSNQLALRLMKLLRLSWHYCKGFKTIGMLQMPSVVCERIEKIYDRLLQRALMKEVVYMEKQREELKRKKVKNTKAYNLFKRLTEFKAETLRFMSDFTIPFDNNGSERDVRMAKLKQKISGCFRSADGGSMFARIRSYLSSARKQGMDIYQSLHRAVRNYCNMPLLSAE; encoded by the coding sequence ATGATTCCAGAACTACCCGCAACTATGTCGGCTGAGATTCTCTTGAAAGAGAATGCAGAGCTGCGGATGAGAGTTGCCTGTCTGGAAGAGCGATGTCGAGAATTGGAAGAAAAGGTTGGCAAGAACAGTCAAAACAGCAGCAAGCCGCCATCGTCTGATGGTTATCAAAAACCTTGTAAAAACAGTAATTCTCCAGATCATTCTGACGACCTTTCCGCAGATAAAGGTACCGATCCATCGGATGAAAAACCCAATCCTAAAAGTCTGAGACAGTCTTCTGGTAATAAAGCCGGTGGAAAGAAAGGGCATCAGGGCACTTGTCTTAAACAGGTCGATATCCCTGACTATATTGAGTACCTTCCGGTTAAAGAATGCAATAAATGTCAGGCGTCTCTTCTTGATAGTGAGCCGGTCAAATATATTGAACGACAGGTGTTTGAACCAGGGAGACCGGGTGAATTTGAAGTAACGGCCCATAGAGCTGAAGTAAAAATCTGCACTTGTGGTTGTCGGAATCAGGCTGAATTCCCGGAAGGTGTTACCGCTGCCGCACAATATGGCTCAGCCACACAGGCTATGGCCGTCTATCTTAACCAATACCATTTCCTGCCTTTTAAGCGCGTGTCAGAGTATTTTAATACTCTCTATAAAATGAGTGTAAGTGCAGGCACTGTCGCCAATTTTGTGGCCAGAACCTATGAAAATCTGGCTTCTACTGAAGAGGTTATTCGTGACGCCTTGCGGGAATCGTCTGTTGCCGGAGCCGATGAAACGGGTATGCGGGCCGAGGGCTCTTTGCACTGGCTACACGTTATGCGGGATGAACAATGGACGCTCTACTACTTGTCTGAAAAGCGAGGTCGTGAGGCCATGGACACGATGGGCATACTGCTAACATTTGCAGGCGTTCTGGTTCATGATCATTGGAAATCCTATTTTGCATATGCGGCAACTCACGTACTTTGCAATGCCCATCACCTGAGGGAGCTTTTGGGTGTTGTTGATAGGGACAGCAATCAACTGGCGTTGCGATTGATGAAGCTACTGAGGCTTTCCTGGCATTACTGCAAGGGCTTTAAGACCATAGGTATGCTACAGATGCCAAGTGTTGTCTGTGAACGAATCGAGAAGATTTATGACCGGTTGCTTCAGCGGGCTCTAATGAAAGAAGTCGTCTATATGGAGAAGCAACGAGAGGAGCTTAAGCGCAAGAAAGTCAAGAATACTAAAGCTTACAATCTCTTCAAACGACTCACTGAGTTCAAGGCTGAGACACTGCGCTTCATGTCAGATTTTACCATTCCCTTCGATAACAATGGCAGTGAGCGGGATGTTCGAATGGCCAAGTTAAAGCAGAAAATCTCAGGCTGCTTCAGGAGTGCAGACGGTGGTTCTATGTTTGCACGGATTCGCAGCTATTTGTCGTCTGCCAGAAAACAGGGAATGGACATATATCAATCACTTCATAGAGCTGTTCGGAATTACTGTAATATGCCTTTGCTCAGTGCTGAATAG
- a CDS encoding WD40 repeat domain-containing protein, with amino-acid sequence MLNSYENYLLARSFSRSRYHQPMPRPRAVEHYNSFLRGWLTGFSSEGKELVAQLDKLSEHEYFPEILFLGVAEVFAKTTLLRCKNVCIVRHSAPVNSARFSPDGRHVATASNDNTVTIWELIAGQWQEKVIIRHTGWVCNARFSPDGHYLVTASLDHTAKICELVDEQWQETATIQHYDRVSDASFSPNGRYLVTVSDDQTAKIFGLVDGQWQEKAIIQHSGRVNNVSFSPDGRHLVTAADDVTAQIFGRVDGQWQEQATVLNYAWLTNANFSPNGRYFATASNDNTITIWRLVDGQWQETATIWHSGAVNARFSPDGSHLITVSKDNTIKIFGRVDGQWQENATIRHSGQVNNIRFSPDGSYLVTASDDCTASIWGLVGSQWQEQITIKHSGQVNNISFSPDGSHLVTASGDGTTEIWGVINGHWQKKTMIRQTSWVKGARFSPDGSQFVTYAYGNIVKIWLLKSGENNGISPIYNPVLSGSHILPLPKCG; translated from the coding sequence GTGCTGAACAGTTACGAAAATTATTTACTGGCTCGTTCTTTTAGCCGAAGCCGCTATCATCAACCCATGCCTCGACCACGAGCCGTTGAGCACTATAACTCTTTTCTCAGAGGCTGGCTAACAGGCTTCAGCAGTGAAGGAAAAGAATTAGTCGCGCAGTTAGATAAACTTTCGGAACATGAATACTTCCCTGAGATACTATTTCTCGGTGTTGCCGAAGTGTTCGCCAAGACCACGCTTTTGCGCTGTAAAAATGTATGCATCGTCCGTCATTCGGCCCCAGTGAACAGTGCCCGCTTCAGCCCGGATGGCAGACATGTAGCGACCGCCTCTAACGATAATACCGTCACAATCTGGGAGCTTATTGCCGGGCAGTGGCAGGAAAAAGTTATCATCCGGCATACTGGTTGGGTGTGCAATGCCCGCTTCAGCCCCGATGGACATTACCTTGTAACAGCTTCTCTCGACCACACTGCCAAAATCTGCGAGCTTGTTGACGAGCAATGGCAGGAAACAGCCACCATCCAGCATTATGATAGGGTGAGCGATGCTAGTTTCAGCCCCAATGGACGTTACCTTGTGACCGTCTCTGATGATCAAACGGCCAAAATCTTTGGACTCGTCGACGGGCAATGGCAGGAAAAGGCCATCATCCAGCATTCTGGTCGGGTCAACAATGTTAGCTTCAGCCCCGATGGCCGTCACCTTGTAACAGCCGCTGATGATGTTACTGCCCAAATCTTTGGACGTGTTGACGGGCAATGGCAGGAGCAAGCCACTGTACTGAATTATGCTTGGCTGACAAACGCTAACTTTAGCCCTAATGGAAGATATTTTGCGACAGCCTCTAACGATAACACCATCACAATCTGGAGGCTTGTTGACGGGCAATGGCAGGAAACAGCCACCATCTGGCATTCTGGCGCGGTGAATGCCCGGTTCAGCCCCGATGGCAGTCACCTGATAACAGTCTCTAAAGATAACACTATCAAAATCTTTGGACGCGTTGACGGGCAATGGCAGGAAAACGCCACCATCCGGCATTCTGGCCAGGTGAACAATATCCGTTTCAGCCCCGATGGCAGTTACCTTGTCACAGCTTCTGACGATTGCACCGCTTCAATCTGGGGATTGGTTGGCAGCCAATGGCAGGAACAAATCACCATCAAGCATTCTGGCCAGGTGAACAATATCAGCTTCAGCCCCGATGGCAGTCACCTTGTAACAGCTTCTGGCGATGGCACGACTGAAATCTGGGGGGTTATTAACGGCCACTGGCAGAAAAAAACCATGATACGGCAAACTTCTTGGGTAAAAGGTGCCCGTTTCAGCCCTGATGGCAGCCAGTTTGTGACATACGCTTACGGCAACATCGTCAAAATCTGGCTGTTAAAAAGTGGGGAGAATAACGGAATTTCCCCGATTTATAATCCTGTCTTAAGTGGCAGCCATATCCTACCCCTACCAAAATGTGGCTGA
- a CDS encoding GNAT family N-acetyltransferase has product MEGINPKYSPAACSSFCSEIEESKDKVVAPKVEAKIVEETGSKCQQKQLDQFTVEKKTTSDFDLLYERTSRVESSRLVMTHFNNSKEEISLVRRMNLEFRNREAEWTPILITADSSDEIIKIRIKLDKLKGDFFSRTWVIADKETKSLIGIMTTSMLSKTGFSVINRHLLKQYTGRGFGSEALISIFEHYQNFRGMPIPKVDSANFKSRIRKCVLNMAEELLKTHDLIQFKEYLSIEDFSDINQFFRVASTFPDPFGMTIRHALRALERINKDHCFSGFTSEPVSNASVRSLEKCGFVKSGHEYKKYCAR; this is encoded by the coding sequence ATGGAAGGTATCAATCCCAAATACAGCCCAGCGGCCTGCTCATCTTTTTGTTCTGAGATCGAAGAAAGCAAGGATAAAGTTGTTGCCCCAAAAGTAGAAGCTAAAATCGTTGAAGAAACAGGGTCTAAATGTCAACAAAAACAATTAGATCAGTTTACAGTTGAGAAGAAAACAACTTCTGATTTTGATTTACTTTATGAGAGGACATCAAGAGTCGAATCCAGTAGATTAGTAATGACCCATTTTAATAATTCTAAAGAAGAGATCAGCCTTGTTAGACGTATGAACTTAGAATTCCGTAATAGAGAAGCAGAGTGGACTCCCATTCTAATTACAGCTGACTCATCGGATGAAATAATCAAAATTCGAATCAAGCTTGATAAGTTAAAGGGTGATTTTTTTTCTAGAACCTGGGTGATTGCAGACAAAGAGACGAAATCATTAATCGGTATCATGACTACCTCAATGTTATCTAAAACAGGCTTCTCTGTAATTAATCGTCACCTTCTTAAGCAGTATACAGGAAGAGGTTTTGGTTCAGAAGCTTTGATTTCAATATTTGAGCATTATCAAAACTTTCGGGGAATGCCCATTCCGAAAGTTGATAGCGCTAATTTCAAATCACGAATTCGAAAATGTGTTTTAAATATGGCAGAAGAATTATTAAAGACGCATGATCTGATTCAGTTTAAAGAATATCTTTCCATTGAGGATTTTAGTGATATTAATCAATTTTTTAGAGTTGCAAGCACTTTCCCCGATCCTTTTGGAATGACAATACGACATGCACTGAGAGCTTTAGAAAGGATTAATAAAGATCATTGTTTTTCAGGTTTTACTTCTGAACCTGTTTCTAACGCATCCGTTCGTTCTTTAGAAAAGTGTGGGTTTGTAAAATCAGGGCATGAATATAAAAAGTATTGTGCAAGGTGA